One Curtobacterium sp. MCLR17_032 genomic window carries:
- a CDS encoding MFS transporter → MLEAPIGTELSSPKLQRRRYVLWLFGTGVTVAGNALFNIAIGWQATGYGAQEAGIVLGVSSLVGSVFLLFGGALSDRLRPRQVMLVSTAIMFLVAIGAAIVGWFHALNPVWLVVFAVALGLETAFYTPSSATMTRQLVSKQGFARALSLRQVVGQLASIGGRLVGGVIVTVGGLALASVMNAATYLVVFAVLLFLQVHLPRPQKRTVGAFQSIAEGLTFVARDRLLRSVVALTGAVAGFLLPLSTLLVPLVARERAMGSVGAGALLATISGITMLVALVVSIRGASKHLGAWALAGVSLAAVGFSVLAVDGQISAFIGCAVAGLGQGLYIAHGAPLVRSVPYALMGRVQSTQALVQTALLGLSTVFLGAFIAKTGVELGIALCAAVLGISAIIGWCNRSLRKASL, encoded by the coding sequence GTGCTGGAAGCACCTATCGGGACTGAGCTGTCGAGCCCGAAATTGCAGCGCAGACGCTATGTTCTATGGTTATTCGGCACAGGCGTGACCGTTGCTGGCAACGCGCTTTTCAACATTGCAATCGGTTGGCAAGCGACAGGCTATGGCGCGCAGGAAGCAGGGATTGTTCTCGGGGTCTCGAGCCTCGTTGGATCCGTCTTTCTCCTATTCGGAGGCGCTCTCTCTGACCGTCTGCGACCGCGTCAGGTCATGCTGGTCTCCACTGCGATCATGTTTCTTGTTGCAATCGGAGCTGCAATTGTTGGCTGGTTTCACGCACTGAACCCCGTCTGGCTTGTAGTCTTTGCGGTCGCGCTGGGCCTTGAGACTGCGTTCTACACGCCGTCCTCCGCGACCATGACCCGTCAGCTTGTTTCAAAGCAGGGATTTGCGCGGGCTCTTTCGCTCCGGCAAGTTGTGGGGCAGCTCGCGAGCATTGGTGGCCGGCTCGTCGGCGGCGTGATTGTCACCGTTGGCGGGCTCGCTTTGGCATCCGTCATGAATGCTGCAACGTATCTCGTGGTGTTCGCAGTACTCCTGTTCCTTCAGGTGCATCTCCCGCGTCCCCAAAAGCGCACCGTGGGCGCCTTTCAGTCCATCGCTGAGGGGCTGACGTTTGTTGCCCGCGATCGACTGCTTCGTTCAGTCGTCGCGCTGACTGGCGCCGTAGCCGGGTTCCTCCTCCCGTTGTCCACCCTTCTCGTGCCGCTTGTCGCTCGAGAACGCGCCATGGGAAGCGTAGGGGCGGGGGCCCTACTCGCGACAATCTCCGGTATCACAATGTTGGTAGCCCTAGTTGTCAGTATCCGGGGTGCTTCCAAACATTTGGGCGCCTGGGCTCTCGCAGGAGTCTCCCTTGCTGCGGTGGGCTTTTCCGTGCTTGCCGTTGATGGCCAAATCAGTGCCTTCATCGGTTGTGCAGTGGCGGGCCTAGGACAAGGGCTCTACATCGCGCACGGTGCGCCGTTGGTGCGCTCCGTGCCATACGCGCTCATGGGGCGGGTGCAATCGACCCAGGCGCTGGTGCAGACGGCCCTCCTCGGCCTCAGCACCGTCTTTCTTGGCGCCTTCATCGCAAAGACCGGCGTCGAGCTTGGAATCGCGCTCTGCGCGGCGGTACTCGGCATATCGGCCATTATCGGGTGGTGTAACCGGTCGCTGCGGAAAGCATCACTATAG
- a CDS encoding IS3 family transposase (programmed frameshift), with the protein MVKAYPEEFRRDVIGVARKGETSVRQVAKDFGVSESCLARWLRLADRDDGISAAMAPSAKAVEQAELRDAQKRIRLLEQENEILRRAAAYFAQSPTPKMIYPLVLELAADRIPVAVTCRVLGFSKQAFYRWRASPVSKRDWDDAHLTNAAIDAHRDDPTFGYRFIADDLQAAGHRASERRVWRLCSQQRLWSLHAKKRGLNRKAGPPVHDDRVRRAFTAPDLDRLWLTDITEHPTGEGKLYLCAIKDACSRRVVGYSISDRMRSSLAVAALQMAISRRNPSGTVVHSDRGSQLRSKKFVRALSDAGLLGSMGRVGACADNAAMESFFALLQKNVLNRRRWATREELRLAIITWIEATYHRKRRQRGLGKLTPIEYETIINPQAALAA; encoded by the exons ATGGTGAAGGCGTATCCGGAAGAGTTCCGCCGTGATGTGATCGGGGTCGCCCGGAAGGGCGAGACATCGGTGCGGCAGGTCGCGAAGGACTTCGGGGTGTCCGAGTCCTGCCTGGCCCGCTGGTTGCGGCTCGCGGACCGCGACGACGGCATCAGCGCTGCCATGGCGCCGTCGGCGAAAGCGGTCGAGCAGGCGGAGCTGCGGGACGCCCAAAAGCGGATCCGGCTGCTCGAGCAGGAGAACGAGATCCTCCGCCGGGCGGCCGCGTACTTCGCCCAGTCGC CAACTCCCAAAATGATCTACCCGCTGGTCCTCGAACTCGCCGCAGACCGGATCCCGGTCGCGGTGACCTGCCGGGTGCTGGGCTTCTCGAAACAGGCGTTCTATCGGTGGCGTGCCAGCCCCGTGTCAAAGCGGGACTGGGACGACGCGCACCTGACCAACGCTGCGATCGATGCGCACCGCGACGATCCGACGTTCGGGTACCGGTTCATCGCCGATGACCTTCAAGCGGCCGGCCACCGAGCATCAGAGCGGCGGGTCTGGCGGCTGTGCTCACAGCAGCGGCTCTGGTCGTTGCATGCGAAGAAACGCGGCCTGAACCGCAAGGCCGGGCCACCGGTGCACGACGACCGGGTCCGGCGAGCGTTCACAGCGCCAGACCTGGATCGGCTGTGGCTGACGGACATCACCGAGCACCCGACAGGTGAGGGCAAGCTCTACCTCTGCGCGATCAAGGACGCGTGCTCCCGGCGCGTCGTCGGCTACTCGATCAGCGACCGGATGCGGTCCTCGCTCGCCGTCGCCGCTCTCCAGATGGCGATCTCCCGCCGGAACCCGTCAGGGACGGTGGTTCATTCGGATCGGGGCAGCCAGCTTCGTTCGAAGAAGTTCGTCCGGGCGCTATCGGACGCCGGGCTACTCGGATCGATGGGGCGGGTCGGTGCGTGCGCGGACAACGCGGCGATGGAGTCGTTCTTCGCGCTCCTGCAGAAGAACGTCCTCAACCGGAGACGCTGGGCGACCCGGGAAGAGCTCCGCCTCGCGATCATCACCTGGATCGAAGCGACGTACCACCGGAAACGGCGGCAACGTGGTCTGGGGAAGTTGACCCCGATCGAGTACGAGACCATCATCAACCCACAGGCCGCACTCGCGGCCTAA
- a CDS encoding SRPBCC domain-containing protein: MSDDRLSLTVTSEASIAAVWFALTDGRNSWWPELSLRPEVGAAVRETWTEGGQERYADGHVTEAAPPNTLGFVWQQAAWPASLHVRFDIKQARRGSLVTLSEAGFAQLPDGSVVRSAHEDGWAFHLTNLLAAASR, from the coding sequence ATGTCCGATGACAGATTGTCGCTCACAGTGACGTCAGAAGCCTCCATCGCAGCGGTCTGGTTCGCACTCACCGACGGTCGCAACAGCTGGTGGCCGGAACTCTCACTGAGGCCGGAAGTCGGCGCCGCAGTGCGCGAGACGTGGACTGAGGGCGGGCAAGAGCGGTACGCCGACGGTCACGTAACGGAGGCAGCCCCACCGAACACGCTCGGCTTCGTGTGGCAGCAGGCGGCCTGGCCTGCGTCGCTGCACGTTCGGTTCGACATCAAGCAGGCCCGTCGAGGCAGTCTCGTTACCCTGAGCGAGGCTGGCTTCGCGCAGCTCCCTGACGGATCGGTCGTCCGATCGGCACACGAGGACGGCTGGGCGTTCCACCTCACGAACCTGCTGGCAGCAGCGTCTCGATAG
- a CDS encoding VOC family protein — protein MGGLHHVELWTDDQELDERPWDWLLTTLGWSHGDVWERGRSWALGSTYLVLTTAPLVKQGHHDRRRAGLNHLAFHAGTDAELERLVVEAPNNGWQLLYEDRYPGPNDNGSLTAYLSTETGWKVEIVVGESRARNDRDENAGRRPVGGKNHAN, from the coding sequence GTGGGTGGACTGCATCACGTCGAGCTCTGGACCGACGATCAAGAACTGGACGAGCGACCCTGGGATTGGCTTCTCACGACGCTCGGCTGGTCCCACGGAGACGTGTGGGAGCGGGGACGTTCGTGGGCGCTCGGCTCCACTTACCTGGTTCTGACTACCGCGCCCTTGGTGAAGCAAGGACATCACGATCGTCGCCGCGCTGGTTTAAATCACCTGGCCTTCCACGCGGGCACAGATGCGGAGTTGGAACGGCTCGTCGTCGAAGCACCCAACAACGGTTGGCAGCTCCTATACGAAGACCGTTACCCCGGGCCCAACGACAACGGCTCGCTCACTGCCTACCTCTCCACTGAAACTGGATGGAAGGTGGAGATAGTCGTCGGCGAGAGCAGGGCAAGGAACGATCGAGACGAGAACGCCGGCCGGCGGCCAGTCGGTGGCAAGAATCATGCAAATTAG
- a CDS encoding BLUF domain-containing protein, which produces MRSLVYTSTQTRPISDSELAQILAVGREKNTRMGVTGMLAHRDANCIGIIEGEDDVVHERLEQIRLDPRHTNVRVLCDDPVQQRSFPDWSMAFQPLDPLMREVPGFSDLFDTQRPTDAEAGASRARALLEWFRKHPLAPLTSQDSADAEAPRTRVLNGAIAVLHDAGTVAFSTEAVAERCGMRVAEVEGLFPNRHALLAATVERWSLAVSAPLLPMITERGTVAFLHALLAAHVEEPGLMRLLASILGAATDPTVDGADYYRSAYLQFRQTIRTALAADVSDGREPATMDPERGAQQLLALYDGLRLQALLTPDTDPIDAFDRAAARMRRGWSEQYEQPTYWDIPVAPSR; this is translated from the coding sequence ATGCGCTCGCTCGTCTACACCAGCACGCAGACCCGCCCGATCTCGGACTCGGAGCTCGCGCAGATCCTGGCCGTCGGCCGCGAGAAGAACACGCGCATGGGCGTCACCGGCATGCTCGCCCACCGCGACGCCAACTGCATCGGGATCATCGAGGGCGAGGACGACGTCGTCCACGAGCGCCTCGAGCAGATCCGACTGGACCCGCGGCACACCAACGTGCGGGTGCTCTGCGACGACCCGGTGCAGCAGCGCTCGTTCCCGGACTGGTCGATGGCGTTCCAGCCCCTCGACCCGCTGATGCGCGAGGTCCCCGGCTTCAGCGACCTGTTCGACACGCAGCGTCCGACCGATGCCGAGGCCGGCGCCTCCCGGGCCCGCGCGCTGCTGGAGTGGTTCCGCAAGCACCCGCTCGCACCGCTGACGAGCCAGGACTCGGCAGACGCCGAAGCACCGCGCACCCGGGTCCTGAACGGTGCGATCGCGGTGCTGCACGACGCCGGCACGGTCGCGTTCTCGACCGAGGCGGTCGCCGAGCGGTGTGGGATGCGCGTCGCCGAGGTCGAGGGGCTCTTCCCGAACCGCCACGCCCTGCTGGCCGCGACCGTCGAACGCTGGAGCCTCGCCGTCTCGGCACCGCTCCTGCCGATGATCACCGAGCGCGGCACGGTCGCGTTCCTGCACGCGCTGCTCGCCGCCCATGTCGAGGAACCGGGCCTGATGCGCCTGCTCGCCTCGATCCTCGGCGCCGCCACCGACCCGACCGTCGACGGTGCCGACTACTACCGCTCGGCGTACCTGCAGTTCCGGCAGACGATCCGGACGGCGCTCGCCGCGGACGTCAGCGACGGTCGCGAGCCGGCCACGATGGACCCGGAGCGGGGTGCGCAGCAGCTGCTGGCGCTCTACGACGGGCTCCGGCTGCAGGCGCTGCTCACGCCGGACACGGACCCCATCGACGCGTTCGACCGCGCGGCCGCCCGGATGCGCCGCGGCTGGTCCGAGCAGTACGAGCAGCCGACGTACTGGGACATCCCGGTCGCCCCGTCCCGCTGA
- a CDS encoding alpha/beta hydrolase produces MGDIQYDEASADALVRAADAAAEQLRGQGTGRRAAVEKGTDDFSGAYATRFEESAQIEAADRPKLATVLDDLSDQVTAATAAAKRERERQEDLAAWQVRQDERDRKAAESPTTFFEPPPTLGFDFKPSETPIAPPSISAAFSARFRTRTGSGTSGGKSSADPDHLRSFATDYRALDLATTEKQTTLRNAWNGFTGSCGWVRVSSATFFIGFDRLLEENGEDAAWADRIADAFERAGGQGSISNATLDVSAAAELPAAITELLDPDLTPAQVAERWAALGYSKADQRDLEALPIPVLSKIGNLEGVDYWARDTANRAVLDARITAAEQEVESLRNTIAYDNGASWGKASTNLEALQAIKTASKFQGDSKAGERFIVSLTDDVPPLAAVSIGDLDTADNVTWAVPGMGSDTTGMVGWTDSAQNIYDQQKDIGPDDRAVISWMGYDTPPQPVISGELDFGVLGSEYAQKGGDNLADSIRGLDAVRSGDVPTTNIVAHSYGTTASAYALTQSDVHVDTLTTVGSAGLPNEIDQATDLHVDDVYAGQAQDVWLIEPEKGDQWAWTGRLSPEHSQNPIDPDFGATPFGTDGIVTDGGDVNPVEDHGTHTGNDRGYLDLGTESLRNVGYATTGHADDITADPPKGPTQYQRSILETPQWTL; encoded by the coding sequence GTGGGGGACATCCAGTACGACGAAGCGTCCGCCGACGCACTCGTGCGCGCGGCAGATGCCGCTGCCGAGCAGCTGCGCGGGCAGGGCACCGGACGCCGGGCCGCGGTCGAGAAGGGCACCGACGACTTCTCGGGCGCCTACGCCACACGCTTCGAGGAGTCGGCGCAGATCGAAGCGGCGGACCGGCCGAAGCTCGCGACCGTGCTCGACGACCTGAGCGACCAGGTGACCGCGGCGACCGCGGCCGCGAAGCGCGAACGTGAGCGGCAGGAGGACCTGGCCGCGTGGCAGGTCCGACAGGACGAACGGGACCGTAAGGCTGCCGAGTCCCCGACCACGTTCTTCGAGCCCCCGCCCACACTGGGCTTCGACTTCAAGCCGTCCGAGACACCGATCGCGCCGCCGAGCATCTCGGCAGCGTTCTCGGCGCGGTTTCGGACACGGACCGGCAGCGGGACGTCCGGCGGGAAGAGCTCAGCCGACCCGGACCACCTGCGGTCCTTCGCGACGGACTACCGGGCTCTCGACCTGGCGACGACGGAGAAGCAGACGACGCTGCGCAACGCGTGGAACGGCTTCACGGGCTCGTGCGGGTGGGTGCGTGTCTCGTCAGCGACCTTCTTCATCGGCTTCGACCGGTTGCTCGAGGAGAACGGCGAGGACGCTGCCTGGGCCGACCGGATCGCCGACGCGTTCGAACGAGCGGGCGGTCAGGGGTCGATCTCGAACGCGACGCTCGACGTCTCGGCCGCTGCGGAGTTGCCGGCGGCCATCACGGAGCTGCTCGACCCGGACCTCACCCCCGCGCAGGTCGCCGAGCGCTGGGCGGCGCTCGGGTACTCGAAGGCGGACCAGCGCGACCTCGAAGCCCTCCCGATCCCGGTGCTCAGCAAGATCGGCAACCTGGAGGGGGTCGACTACTGGGCACGGGACACCGCCAACCGTGCGGTGCTCGACGCCCGCATCACCGCTGCCGAGCAGGAGGTCGAGTCCCTGCGCAACACGATCGCCTACGACAACGGAGCCTCGTGGGGGAAGGCGTCGACGAACCTCGAAGCGCTCCAGGCGATCAAGACCGCCAGCAAGTTCCAGGGGGACAGCAAGGCCGGAGAGCGGTTCATCGTCTCCCTCACCGACGACGTCCCACCGCTCGCAGCGGTCTCCATCGGCGATCTCGACACCGCCGACAACGTCACCTGGGCCGTGCCCGGCATGGGTTCGGACACGACGGGCATGGTCGGCTGGACGGACTCGGCGCAGAACATCTACGACCAGCAGAAGGACATCGGTCCCGACGATCGAGCCGTCATCAGCTGGATGGGCTACGACACCCCGCCGCAGCCGGTCATCTCGGGGGAACTGGACTTCGGCGTCCTCGGCAGCGAGTACGCCCAGAAGGGCGGCGACAACCTCGCGGACTCCATCCGAGGCCTGGACGCCGTGCGCTCGGGCGATGTACCGACGACGAACATCGTCGCGCACTCCTACGGGACGACCGCCTCGGCCTACGCGCTGACCCAGAGCGACGTCCACGTGGACACGCTCACGACTGTCGGGTCCGCCGGCCTGCCCAACGAGATCGACCAGGCGACCGATCTGCACGTCGACGACGTCTACGCCGGACAGGCGCAGGACGTGTGGCTGATCGAGCCGGAGAAGGGCGACCAATGGGCTTGGACAGGGCGCCTCAGTCCAGAACACAGCCAGAACCCGATCGACCCCGACTTCGGAGCCACACCGTTCGGTACCGACGGGATCGTGACGGACGGGGGCGACGTGAACCCGGTGGAGGACCACGGCACGCACACGGGCAACGACCGGGGGTACCTCGATCTGGGTACCGAGTCCCTGCGGAACGTCGGCTACGCCACGACCGGGCATGCCGACGACATCACGGCCGACCCGCCGAAGGGCCCGACCCAGTACCAGAGGTCCATCCTCGAGACGCCGCAGTGGACACTGTGA
- a CDS encoding PfkB family carbohydrate kinase, with protein sequence MSRLVSVGNVIVDIVMRIGALPEPGGDVIADGSEITAGGGLNTMVAARRDGMDVVFAGQYGTGPFGDVVRQALEESGVTVVQPGLADVDSGYCVALVDATTERTFVTSVGAEGQLTRADLDRVELLDDDIVFVSGYGLAHAVNGAAIAGWLGTVPSSVRVVFDPSPLVDTLPAAVLDIVSARSDVVSANSREARLLSPTSATLAEAAAAIAAAARGTALVRDGADGCWLVESGSEPVLVPGFPVVAVDTNGAGDAHDGVLAAALGRGASLQDAVRRANAAAALAVTRTGPATAPTADETDALLAGA encoded by the coding sequence ATGAGCCGCCTCGTCTCCGTCGGCAACGTCATCGTCGACATCGTGATGCGCATCGGTGCCCTGCCCGAGCCCGGCGGTGACGTCATCGCCGACGGTTCGGAGATCACGGCCGGCGGCGGCCTCAACACGATGGTCGCCGCCCGTCGCGACGGCATGGACGTCGTCTTCGCCGGGCAGTACGGCACCGGTCCGTTCGGCGACGTCGTCCGCCAGGCACTCGAGGAGTCCGGGGTCACCGTCGTGCAGCCCGGGCTCGCGGACGTCGACAGCGGCTACTGCGTGGCCCTCGTCGACGCCACCACCGAACGCACCTTCGTCACGAGCGTCGGCGCGGAAGGGCAGCTCACCCGGGCCGACCTGGACCGTGTCGAACTGCTCGACGACGACATCGTGTTCGTCTCCGGCTACGGTCTGGCGCACGCGGTCAACGGTGCGGCCATCGCCGGCTGGCTCGGCACGGTGCCGTCGTCCGTCCGCGTGGTGTTCGACCCGTCACCCCTCGTCGACACCCTGCCGGCAGCCGTCCTGGACATAGTGTCCGCCCGCTCCGACGTGGTCAGCGCGAACAGCCGGGAGGCCCGCCTGCTGTCCCCGACGTCGGCCACCCTCGCCGAGGCTGCCGCCGCCATCGCCGCGGCAGCGCGGGGCACCGCCCTGGTGCGGGACGGCGCGGACGGCTGCTGGCTGGTCGAGTCCGGCAGCGAACCGGTCCTGGTCCCCGGGTTCCCCGTCGTCGCGGTCGACACCAACGGGGCGGGTGACGCACACGACGGCGTACTGGCGGCGGCGTTGGGTCGTGGGGCGAGCCTCCAGGACGCCGTCCGCCGGGCCAACGCGGCGGCAGCACTCGCGGTGACCCGCACCGGACCGGCGACCGCTCCGACGGCGGACGAGACGGACGCGCTGCTCGCCGGGGCGTGA
- a CDS encoding cytosine permease, with translation MTTTPTDSGTKSGTLTTIEQRGIEPVPVAERTGTPGALFWVWFAANISILGLPLGATLVAFQGLTVWQALLVAVIGAAGSFAVVGVISIAGRRGGAPGLTLSRAVFGVRGNIGPTAVSLLSRLGWETVNTTTAAFVLLSLFTILFGTDGGSKAHPVVTVVAILLFVAATVLISGLGHAFIVAVQKWATWVFGALNVFVAVFLVARIDWDVVGAQPAGPVAAMVIGIGTIAAGTGIGWATAGADIARYTRTSVRAGKLVAASAAGAGIPLVVLVGLGSLVSAGDPTLAQAGDPVAAIRDMLPSWMAVPYLIAAFGGLLLSNHLSVYSASLTTLTLGVKVPRVWAVAVDVVITTLGAMYFMLVADGFYAPFITFISVLAVPITAWLGVFIADMLRRTWYDPSALLDLRRGGRYWYAGGIAWRAVTAWVVAIVVGFLFTNVQVGDADPVFVGAFSDTWIGANGLGWVVTFIVAAAVYLLTGGPRGTLHEQPDQSAPLPRTEHTVR, from the coding sequence ATGACCACCACCCCCACGGACTCGGGCACCAAGTCCGGCACCCTGACCACGATCGAACAGCGCGGCATCGAGCCGGTCCCGGTCGCCGAACGCACCGGCACGCCCGGTGCGCTGTTCTGGGTCTGGTTCGCCGCGAACATCTCGATCCTCGGGCTGCCCCTCGGCGCCACCCTCGTCGCGTTCCAGGGCCTCACCGTCTGGCAGGCACTGCTCGTCGCCGTCATCGGTGCCGCCGGCTCGTTCGCCGTCGTCGGGGTCATCTCGATCGCCGGTCGTCGCGGCGGAGCGCCCGGTCTGACCCTCAGCCGCGCGGTCTTCGGCGTGCGCGGCAACATCGGCCCGACCGCCGTCTCGCTCCTCAGCCGTCTGGGCTGGGAGACCGTGAACACCACCACGGCCGCGTTCGTGCTGCTCTCGCTGTTCACCATCCTGTTCGGCACCGACGGCGGCTCCAAGGCGCACCCGGTCGTCACCGTCGTCGCGATCCTGCTGTTCGTCGCCGCGACCGTGCTCATCTCCGGCCTCGGCCACGCGTTCATCGTCGCCGTGCAGAAGTGGGCGACGTGGGTCTTCGGTGCCCTCAACGTCTTCGTCGCCGTGTTCCTCGTCGCCCGCATCGACTGGGACGTCGTCGGTGCCCAGCCCGCCGGCCCCGTCGCCGCCATGGTGATCGGCATCGGCACCATCGCCGCCGGCACCGGCATCGGGTGGGCGACCGCCGGTGCCGACATCGCCCGCTACACGCGCACCAGCGTCCGCGCCGGCAAGCTCGTCGCCGCCAGCGCCGCGGGTGCCGGCATCCCCCTCGTCGTCCTGGTCGGGCTCGGTTCCCTGGTGTCCGCCGGCGACCCGACCCTCGCCCAGGCCGGTGACCCGGTCGCCGCGATCCGCGACATGCTGCCCAGCTGGATGGCCGTGCCGTACCTGATCGCGGCGTTCGGCGGGCTCCTGCTGTCGAACCACCTGTCGGTGTACTCGGCGAGCCTCACCACGCTGACCCTCGGCGTGAAGGTGCCGCGGGTGTGGGCCGTCGCGGTCGACGTCGTCATCACCACGCTCGGCGCCATGTACTTCATGCTCGTCGCCGACGGTTTCTACGCCCCGTTCATCACGTTCATCTCGGTGCTCGCCGTGCCGATCACGGCCTGGCTCGGTGTCTTCATCGCCGACATGCTCCGCCGCACCTGGTACGACCCGAGCGCGCTCCTCGACCTGCGCCGCGGCGGCCGCTACTGGTACGCCGGCGGCATCGCCTGGCGCGCCGTGACCGCCTGGGTCGTCGCGATCGTCGTCGGCTTCCTGTTCACCAACGTCCAGGTGGGCGACGCCGACCCGGTGTTCGTCGGCGCCTTCTCGGACACCTGGATCGGCGCGAACGGTCTCGGCTGGGTCGTCACCTTCATCGTCGCCGCGGCGGTCTACCTGCTCACCGGCGGCCCGCGCGGCACCCTGCACGAGCAGCCCGACCAGTCCGCACCGCTCCCGCGCACCGAGCACACCGTCCGATGA
- a CDS encoding ADP-ribosylglycohydrolase family protein, translating to MTTTAEYEHALAAFRGLAIGDALGMPTQSMSLDQIRADHGVIDGFVDAGPHQRIAHGMPAASITDDTEQAVLVAQLLVQGDGRLDPVDFAQALIAWERTMAAKGSLDLLGPSTKTAVQRILDGVPASEAGSTGTTNGAAMRITPVGIATPLHGVGETGSGGVAALVDAVQDASRVTHDTGLGIAGASAIAAAVSAGIDGATRSEALDVAIAAARLGATRGHWVAGASIAERTEWARGHLASVPADQRIDVVSGLIGTSVASQESVVAALALVALDLDPWQTVCTAASIGGDTDTIAAMAGAVLGAVHGAPAWSDDAVHQVETVNDLHLDELTQQLLVLRAAARR from the coding sequence GTGACGACCACCGCCGAGTACGAGCACGCGCTCGCGGCCTTCCGGGGGCTCGCGATCGGTGATGCCCTGGGCATGCCCACGCAGTCGATGTCCCTCGACCAGATCCGTGCCGACCACGGGGTGATCGACGGGTTCGTCGACGCCGGGCCCCACCAGCGGATCGCGCACGGCATGCCCGCGGCGAGCATCACCGACGACACCGAGCAGGCCGTCCTCGTGGCGCAGCTGCTCGTGCAGGGCGACGGACGACTCGACCCCGTCGACTTCGCCCAGGCGCTCATCGCCTGGGAGCGGACGATGGCGGCGAAGGGCTCGCTCGACCTCCTCGGACCGAGTACCAAGACGGCCGTGCAGCGCATCCTCGACGGGGTCCCGGCCTCTGAAGCCGGCTCGACGGGCACCACGAACGGTGCCGCGATGCGGATCACCCCGGTCGGCATCGCGACGCCCCTCCATGGTGTCGGTGAAACCGGATCAGGCGGTGTCGCGGCACTCGTCGACGCGGTGCAGGACGCCTCGCGGGTCACCCACGACACCGGCCTCGGCATCGCCGGCGCCAGCGCGATCGCAGCTGCGGTCTCCGCTGGCATCGACGGTGCGACCCGGTCCGAGGCACTCGACGTGGCGATCGCTGCCGCACGCCTGGGTGCGACCCGGGGGCACTGGGTCGCCGGCGCCTCGATCGCCGAGCGCACCGAGTGGGCCCGTGGACACCTCGCCAGCGTGCCGGCCGACCAGCGGATCGACGTCGTCTCCGGACTGATCGGGACGAGTGTCGCGTCGCAGGAGTCGGTCGTCGCGGCCCTCGCCCTCGTCGCCCTCGACCTCGACCCCTGGCAGACCGTCTGCACCGCGGCCAGCATCGGCGGCGACACCGACACCATCGCCGCGATGGCCGGAGCCGTCCTCGGCGCCGTGCACGGTGCTCCGGCCTGGTCCGACGACGCCGTGCACCAGGTCGAGACCGTCAACGACCTGCACCTCGACGAGCTCACCCAGCAGCTCCTCGTCCTCCGCGCCGCCGCTCGCCGGTAG
- a CDS encoding GntR family transcriptional regulator, whose amino-acid sequence MPVSSKRRLVADALRDAIATGRYAPGQRLPGEHDLAERFAVSRGTVRAALADLADEEYIAIHGGIGSIVTFDGAALDPRSGWARSLAATGTEIAVRVLRIERVSRPGQAAELGLDDPDFIAVDRVRHVVGGPDVSLERSLVPPFGRLARAVDEGLVDDSLTATIASAGLVPALAEQWVDLQPLTADEAASLHRAPGEPFLHSRRVSRTADGTFVEAVDSLLDPSRFRLHMKFGSAS is encoded by the coding sequence ATGCCGGTCTCATCGAAGCGACGCCTCGTCGCCGACGCCCTGCGCGACGCGATCGCCACGGGTCGGTACGCCCCGGGCCAACGCCTGCCGGGCGAGCACGACCTGGCCGAGCGCTTCGCCGTCAGCCGCGGCACCGTGCGGGCGGCGCTCGCCGACCTGGCCGACGAGGAGTACATCGCCATCCACGGCGGCATCGGCTCGATCGTCACCTTCGACGGTGCCGCGCTCGACCCCCGCAGCGGGTGGGCCCGTTCGCTCGCCGCCACCGGTACCGAGATCGCCGTCCGGGTCCTGCGCATCGAGCGTGTCAGCCGACCCGGCCAGGCAGCCGAACTCGGGCTCGACGACCCCGACTTCATCGCGGTCGACCGCGTCCGTCACGTGGTCGGTGGACCGGACGTGTCGCTCGAGCGCAGCCTGGTGCCGCCGTTCGGGAGGCTCGCCCGCGCCGTCGACGAAGGGCTCGTCGACGACTCCCTCACCGCCACGATCGCCAGTGCGGGTCTGGTGCCCGCGCTCGCCGAGCAGTGGGTCGACCTCCAGCCCCTCACCGCAGACGAGGCAGCCTCCCTCCACAGGGCGCCCGGTGAGCCGTTCCTCCACAGCCGACGGGTCTCCCGCACGGCCGACGGCACGTTCGTGGAGGCTGTCGACAGCCTGCTCGACCCGAGCCGGTTCCGCCTGCACATGAAGTTCGGGAGCGCGTCGTGA